One Thermincola ferriacetica DNA segment encodes these proteins:
- a CDS encoding 6-bladed beta-propeller, with protein MDTGSRKDILKKPALYLGLLLALLAAGFADWLIGDSHSCVLLHLPRAIGDRPSYLYSLTGGERAALEQPVAVAVSEEKELVYVADVGTDRVCVFDKNSGRYLYSIGERGKGAGKFNYPYGLAVFSDGRLWVSDPENFTVQEFDAKGRYLRTIGVADYGIKPGLMCLGQDGKVYISDLARHGIVVFDAGGRYMGEIEAALTHPQGIQADSGGHLWVVDEGQCQIKKITGKKVVRSVTVPVGVLPTGMVKGLAADNLGRLMVTQSFANRVLVYDGRGRLLFTFGQSEDPEEGLNLPVGITVDEDGRIYVANRGDGRVAVWGYPG; from the coding sequence GTGGACACCGGATCGCGCAAAGATATTTTGAAAAAGCCTGCTCTATACTTGGGTTTACTCCTGGCACTTTTAGCGGCCGGTTTTGCCGACTGGCTGATTGGGGACAGTCACTCATGTGTGTTATTACACCTGCCCCGGGCCATAGGGGACAGACCGTCTTATTTGTACAGCCTTACCGGAGGGGAAAGAGCGGCCTTGGAACAGCCGGTGGCGGTGGCCGTATCAGAAGAAAAGGAATTGGTTTATGTTGCCGACGTGGGCACCGATAGAGTGTGCGTTTTCGATAAGAATTCAGGCCGTTACCTTTATTCCATCGGCGAAAGGGGCAAAGGAGCCGGCAAGTTTAATTATCCATATGGCCTGGCGGTTTTTTCCGACGGGCGGCTCTGGGTCAGCGATCCTGAAAACTTTACTGTTCAGGAATTTGATGCCAAAGGCCGGTATTTGCGGACAATTGGCGTGGCTGATTATGGGATTAAGCCCGGCTTAATGTGCCTGGGGCAGGACGGTAAGGTTTACATATCGGACCTGGCCCGGCATGGAATTGTTGTTTTTGATGCCGGAGGGAGATACATGGGCGAAATTGAGGCCGCTCTTACACATCCCCAGGGAATTCAGGCGGACAGTGGCGGACACCTTTGGGTGGTGGACGAAGGCCAATGTCAGATTAAAAAGATAACAGGTAAAAAAGTTGTCCGTTCGGTTACTGTTCCCGTAGGAGTCTTACCGACAGGGATGGTCAAAGGGCTGGCGGCGGATAATTTAGGCCGTCTGATGGTTACCCAGTCCTTTGCCAACCGGGTGTTGGTTTATGACGGCCGGGGCAGATTATTGTTTACCTTTGGTCAGTCGGAAGATCCGGAAGAAGGGTTAAATTTACCCGTGGGAATCACGGTAGATGAGGACGGCAGGATTTACGTGGCCAACAGAGGCGATGGCCGGGTAGCTGTTTGGGGTTATCCTGGTTAA
- a CDS encoding cytochrome c3 family protein, whose amino-acid sequence MSTRWDKLIGANNDNGRRRKKFFAVLLVFLLGVLLLAALNIAMAETADVLGGDGDFEGTQYSRWRTFSEGGGTAFSQTNATAYTNVYSAQQYISLTATNLNSDTAGYEHVFALPSEGVNSVTVSFNYRIYRSTNNYGTWEVGWEICDWNGVQKAAGLLTDVSDTWKSFSAPVNGLTAGNRYLLRLYWKVGNQAGKSLMGYVYWDSVNVNIDYTHSAGPLIFDLKPQDGTLLHGTAGLSLWAWDPKGIKQAPGDGIKWEYSSDSGSTWHVIGATYNSTVDSYTYGIDWNTGALPDGLYQVRAVAKDSLDEFTVSDLKYYTLENQGPVLSNFTPVDGARLKGDQKLSVSAQDPAGIGRVTWEYSPDNGTSWIPIGTSKKPESVAGGVYTFSYIFPTEDLPDMNNYLIRVTAVDSSPWGHKTVSPGVTYHIDNNPPEISQINPQMWSYLRGHVQTLSANVTDANGIAGVEWQYSTDGGATWTFIGSDHTPDGTTYSVNWDTAAAGGDGAYLIKIVATNRDGDTSIKTFTYYVDNTRPVLSQAIVRTKNMVDIEFIDSCMDSETAKNPAVYQIYESGNPVNVLEISAVQLKGDQRTIRLITADQTVGTRYTVEVNPSVTDAAGNILNTDPPNVNKLEFVGMGSTTFYPHGNFDLTSELCATCHVTHAAAGPVLLQRENEKLLCYMCHDASGISTKNILAEFGSIDAVGANTSHHGVPNDQQSCIDCHNPHDGAGVHYPKLLDTRDANGHEYNSGNDVCFACHGSPALHGGSVRRLTGISGVDDHETYYTAATVYDGDMVGAHVYKNNGTDASLAPPDPQTQINCCACHEKHGSRLPKLLRESVNGGKYNVEGNNNTLCYACHEGPMGTGDAPYLGKTVFEATYLNAHGRKSTGVLYPGGPYSVSRTSDSIPDEEQRGQCLNCHNPHGTPYGKMLVDLYQVTPPDDPDAGSTAGILKYNALCFKCHDSDGPAQDIARYYSGSYRKDDGTSVTASGHYVHENGFYIDGKPVPLGYCIPCNDCHNPHGSANNNNKLLNDRLGSNLYDGTVANQRAMCLKCHTATDDSVLNQWRGNNMPRLPDLAATWPQVTTINQHARNVDPAKAKPCSDCHGYGDPMQAAHAPEPYGRSPGGKDCDLCHELTDWMGMNSVNYRHQITSFAADYNPPEGYTCLSMCHTDHNVFNEENPPTFAGTDPGKHLRVTGGNTAVAPVSGILPTDKRGVNELCMSCHRVEQNNHTYLSPGGTESAAGIYDFVYGTDSWHPIMQAPKPNLYVNSTTAYPPWDNFDQDPNNRMVCLDCHNTDGTRPAGPHSSTNKYMLKRVGTNTALHPDADNRTNQGVLVYDALCVMCHKETTYGVGNTAGSGEGSIAPATHSKQYAHYTANAYGCYGCHSGNPDMLKEVTSGKEQGIGGGALRGSIHGRTYKYDTAIGRTEALIHGNLISKFDSANGGSCTAKVGISECQMNTQPVQ is encoded by the coding sequence ATGAGTACAAGATGGGACAAGCTTATTGGAGCTAATAATGACAATGGTCGGCGCCGCAAAAAATTTTTTGCGGTGCTGCTGGTTTTTCTATTGGGCGTCTTGCTTCTTGCCGCTCTTAATATAGCAATGGCAGAAACGGCGGATGTATTGGGAGGAGACGGCGATTTTGAAGGGACGCAGTACAGCAGGTGGCGAACCTTCAGTGAAGGCGGGGGGACTGCCTTCAGCCAGACAAACGCGACGGCATACACAAATGTATATTCGGCTCAACAATATATTTCTTTAACGGCAACCAATTTAAATAGCGATACGGCCGGGTACGAACATGTATTTGCCCTGCCCTCTGAAGGGGTAAATAGCGTGACGGTTAGTTTTAATTATAGAATTTATCGTTCAACAAATAATTATGGGACTTGGGAGGTAGGCTGGGAAATCTGTGACTGGAACGGCGTCCAGAAGGCTGCCGGGCTTTTGACCGATGTTTCCGATACGTGGAAAAGTTTTTCTGCTCCAGTCAACGGGTTAACTGCCGGGAACAGGTATCTTCTCAGGCTTTACTGGAAGGTGGGCAACCAGGCAGGCAAATCATTGATGGGTTACGTTTACTGGGACAGCGTAAACGTAAACATAGATTATACCCATAGCGCTGGGCCCCTGATTTTTGACCTGAAACCGCAGGACGGTACTTTGCTCCACGGGACTGCCGGGTTATCCCTGTGGGCGTGGGACCCCAAGGGTATCAAACAAGCGCCGGGTGATGGCATTAAGTGGGAGTACTCAAGCGATAGCGGCAGTACATGGCATGTTATCGGGGCCACGTACAATTCGACGGTTGACAGCTATACCTATGGAATAGACTGGAATACCGGCGCTTTGCCTGATGGCCTGTACCAGGTCAGGGCGGTGGCAAAAGACTCACTGGACGAATTTACTGTTTCTGATCTGAAGTATTATACCCTGGAGAACCAGGGGCCTGTTTTATCAAATTTCACGCCTGTTGACGGAGCCAGGTTAAAAGGAGACCAAAAACTGAGCGTCAGCGCCCAGGACCCGGCAGGAATAGGCAGGGTAACCTGGGAATATTCACCAGATAACGGTACATCGTGGATTCCCATAGGTACCAGCAAGAAACCGGAATCTGTTGCCGGCGGTGTCTATACCTTTTCTTACATATTTCCGACCGAAGATCTGCCTGATATGAATAATTACCTGATTAGGGTGACGGCGGTTGATTCTTCCCCGTGGGGTCACAAGACCGTAAGTCCCGGTGTGACTTACCACATAGACAATAATCCGCCGGAGATTTCCCAAATAAATCCGCAGATGTGGTCTTATCTGCGGGGACATGTTCAGACATTGTCTGCCAACGTAACGGATGCCAATGGCATAGCCGGCGTGGAGTGGCAATATTCCACCGATGGGGGTGCTACCTGGACGTTCATCGGAAGTGACCATACTCCTGACGGCACAACTTATTCCGTTAACTGGGACACGGCAGCCGCGGGGGGAGATGGTGCATATCTGATCAAAATTGTAGCGACTAACCGTGATGGAGATACTTCCATCAAGACCTTTACTTATTATGTGGATAATACCAGGCCTGTTTTGAGTCAGGCAATAGTACGCACCAAAAATATGGTAGACATAGAATTTATTGACAGTTGCATGGATAGCGAAACCGCTAAAAATCCGGCCGTTTACCAAATTTATGAATCTGGGAATCCCGTTAATGTTCTAGAGATATCAGCGGTTCAACTGAAAGGTGACCAGAGGACAATCCGACTTATAACTGCTGACCAGACGGTTGGAACCAGGTATACTGTCGAAGTCAACCCTTCGGTTACAGACGCTGCGGGCAACATACTAAATACTGACCCGCCAAATGTCAATAAACTTGAATTTGTAGGCATGGGCAGCACTACTTTTTACCCGCATGGCAACTTTGACCTGACATCGGAGTTGTGTGCAACCTGTCATGTTACCCACGCCGCTGCCGGCCCTGTTTTATTGCAACGGGAAAACGAAAAGCTTCTCTGTTATATGTGCCATGACGCCAGCGGAATCAGTACCAAGAATATTTTGGCCGAATTCGGCTCTATTGACGCTGTGGGGGCTAATACAAGCCATCATGGTGTGCCGAACGACCAACAAAGCTGTATTGACTGTCATAATCCCCATGACGGGGCAGGGGTCCATTACCCCAAACTGCTGGATACCAGGGATGCCAATGGCCATGAGTACAACAGCGGCAATGATGTCTGTTTTGCCTGCCACGGTAGCCCTGCTCTTCACGGTGGCAGCGTGCGCCGGTTGACGGGAATATCCGGTGTGGATGACCATGAAACATATTACACGGCAGCAACGGTTTACGACGGTGATATGGTAGGGGCCCATGTTTATAAAAATAATGGAACCGATGCTTCTCTGGCTCCGCCTGACCCGCAGACGCAGATCAACTGCTGTGCCTGTCATGAAAAACATGGTTCGCGGTTACCCAAACTGTTGCGCGAAAGTGTCAATGGCGGGAAGTATAACGTGGAAGGAAACAATAACACCCTATGTTATGCCTGCCATGAGGGGCCGATGGGGACAGGGGATGCCCCTTACCTCGGGAAAACTGTTTTTGAAGCCACTTACCTTAACGCCCACGGGCGTAAATCCACCGGGGTCCTTTATCCGGGCGGGCCATACAGCGTATCACGGACCTCGGACAGCATCCCCGACGAAGAGCAAAGGGGACAATGCCTGAACTGCCACAATCCCCACGGGACTCCCTACGGAAAAATGCTGGTAGACCTTTATCAGGTTACGCCGCCTGATGATCCCGATGCCGGTTCAACGGCAGGTATCCTTAAATATAACGCTTTGTGTTTTAAATGCCATGACAGCGACGGGCCGGCCCAGGATATTGCCAGGTATTACAGCGGTAGTTACCGTAAAGACGATGGTACAAGTGTAACCGCTTCTGGACACTATGTCCATGAAAATGGGTTTTATATTGACGGAAAGCCGGTGCCTCTGGGGTACTGCATCCCCTGCAACGACTGCCATAACCCCCACGGTTCGGCCAACAACAATAATAAGCTGCTGAACGACAGGCTGGGCAGCAATCTTTACGACGGGACCGTAGCGAACCAACGGGCAATGTGTCTGAAGTGCCACACGGCCACCGACGATTCTGTACTTAATCAATGGCGGGGCAACAACATGCCCAGATTGCCTGATTTGGCGGCAACCTGGCCGCAGGTTACCACCATCAACCAGCATGCCAGAAATGTGGACCCTGCTAAGGCGAAGCCGTGTTCGGACTGCCATGGTTATGGAGATCCCATGCAGGCAGCGCATGCTCCCGAACCTTACGGCCGGAGCCCGGGCGGGAAAGACTGTGACCTCTGTCATGAACTTACTGACTGGATGGGCATGAATTCCGTTAATTACCGTCACCAGATTACATCCTTTGCTGCGGACTACAATCCGCCCGAAGGTTATACCTGCTTGAGTATGTGCCATACGGACCACAACGTATTTAACGAAGAAAATCCGCCAACTTTCGCCGGGACTGACCCGGGCAAACACTTGCGGGTAACGGGAGGGAATACCGCTGTTGCGCCTGTCTCAGGCATTCTGCCTACAGACAAAAGAGGTGTCAACGAATTGTGCATGAGCTGCCACCGGGTGGAACAAAACAACCATACCTATTTATCTCCCGGAGGGACGGAGAGCGCGGCCGGAATTTACGATTTCGTTTACGGCACGGACTCCTGGCACCCCATTATGCAGGCGCCAAAACCGAACCTGTATGTAAACTCAACTACGGCCTATCCGCCGTGGGATAATTTTGACCAGGACCCCAATAACCGCATGGTCTGCCTGGATTGTCACAATACGGACGGGACCAGGCCGGCCGGGCCCCATAGCTCCACCAACAAATACATGCTGAAGCGGGTTGGCACCAATACCGCGTTACATCCTGACGCTGATAACAGAACGAACCAGGGAGTTCTGGTATACGACGCTTTATGTGTGATGTGTCATAAAGAGACCACTTACGGGGTTGGGAATACGGCCGGCAGCGGGGAGGGTTCCATTGCACCGGCAACCCACTCCAAGCAATATGCGCATTACACGGCCAATGCTTATGGTTGCTACGGTTGTCATTCAGGCAACCCGGACATGTTAAAAGAAGTGACCAGCGGCAAAGAGCAGGGTATCGGCGGCGGCGCTTTAAGGGGCAGTATTCACGGGCGGACTTACAAGTATGACACGGCTATTGGCCGGACAGAGGCCCTGATACATGGGAATCTGATATCCAAGTTTGATTCCGCTAACGGCGGTTCCTGCACTGCCAAGGTTGGCATCAGTGAATGCCAGATGAATACCCAGCCTGTGCAGTAG
- a CDS encoding YkvI family membrane protein, protein MNQHTEKKLSPFLIAATYIGTVVGAGFASGQEVLQFFGFFGPAGILGMLLTSVLFAFFGRIIMQMGKDLQAKSHLPVIQKAGGLWIGRFIDYTITFFLFGAVTAMVAGSGAIFEEQFGIPSIWGNLAMAVATMITVLIGFGGVVSAISFVVPLLLAAVLGISIYTLIGSPVSLWRHAASIDNRAAVPFWPLSALIYVSYNLVMAIAVLSPLGMHAESDVALARGAKYGGYGLGLGALAILLALLANLPEAARYDIPMAFIAGKISPIIKGAYALVLLAEIYTTAVGSLYGFSARLADPDSARAKWVTIGAAATSLLASRFGFTNLVRFLYPVVGYAGLLLLAGLAYSYFRERLFYLVPALRKREYRQKNK, encoded by the coding sequence ATGAACCAGCATACAGAAAAAAAACTTTCTCCCTTTCTCATCGCGGCGACTTACATCGGAACAGTGGTTGGAGCCGGCTTTGCTTCGGGCCAGGAGGTCCTTCAGTTTTTTGGTTTCTTTGGGCCGGCCGGGATACTGGGCATGTTACTGACATCGGTTTTGTTTGCATTTTTTGGCAGAATTATTATGCAGATGGGCAAAGACTTACAGGCAAAATCCCACCTGCCGGTGATCCAAAAAGCCGGCGGCCTTTGGATAGGCCGGTTTATAGATTATACTATTACGTTCTTTCTGTTCGGAGCCGTAACTGCTATGGTAGCGGGGTCGGGAGCCATTTTTGAAGAACAGTTCGGTATTCCCAGCATTTGGGGTAACCTGGCAATGGCCGTTGCGACCATGATTACTGTATTGATTGGTTTCGGCGGTGTTGTTTCAGCCATCAGTTTTGTGGTCCCGCTCCTTTTAGCGGCCGTACTGGGTATCAGTATTTACACTTTAATTGGTTCGCCGGTAAGTTTATGGAGACATGCCGCCTCTATTGACAACAGAGCTGCTGTACCTTTCTGGCCCTTATCCGCTTTAATATACGTCTCTTATAACCTGGTTATGGCTATAGCAGTATTGTCCCCCCTGGGTATGCATGCTGAAAGCGATGTTGCTCTGGCCCGGGGCGCAAAATACGGTGGATATGGTTTGGGGTTAGGCGCCCTGGCCATTCTTTTGGCTTTACTGGCAAATTTACCTGAAGCAGCCCGTTACGATATACCCATGGCTTTTATTGCCGGCAAAATTTCGCCTATCATTAAAGGCGCCTACGCTCTTGTATTGTTGGCTGAAATTTATACTACCGCCGTAGGAAGCCTGTATGGCTTTTCAGCACGACTGGCGGACCCTGATTCTGCCAGAGCAAAATGGGTAACAATCGGCGCCGCCGCTACGTCGCTGTTGGCCAGCCGGTTCGGTTTCACCAACCTGGTCCGTTTTCTTTATCCCGTCGTAGGTTATGCCGGCCTGCTGCTGCTGGCCGGACTGGCATACAGTTATTTTAGAGAACGGTTATTTTATCTGGTTCCTGCACTCAGGAAAAGAGAATATAGGCAAAAAAACAAATAA